One bacterium DNA segment encodes these proteins:
- a CDS encoding co-chaperone GroES, with translation MTIKPLADRVVVKPVEQQEQKQGSIIIPDTAKEKPMQGEVISVGPGKITENGVKVDMSVKKGDKVLYGKYSGTEVTIDGVDYLIMRESDIFAII, from the coding sequence ATGACCATTAAACCGTTGGCTGACCGAGTCGTGGTTAAACCGGTGGAGCAGCAGGAGCAGAAGCAGGGATCGATCATCATTCCTGACACGGCCAAAGAAAAGCCGATGCAGGGAGAAGTGATTTCCGTGGGTCCCGGCAAAATCACGGAGAACGGCGTTAAAGTGGACATGTCGGTCAAAAAGGGCGACAAGGTATTGTACGGAAAATATTCCGGCACTGAAGTCACCATCGACGGTGTAGACTATCTGATCATGCGCGAGAGCGATATTTTCGCAATCATCTAA
- a CDS encoding KH domain-containing protein, whose amino-acid sequence MKEFVEYIVKHLVDNPEEVKVSEVFGETTVVYELRVAQPDMGKIIGKNGRTAHAIRVLLSAVSRKGGKHATLEILE is encoded by the coding sequence ATGAAAGAATTCGTCGAGTATATCGTCAAACATCTGGTGGATAACCCAGAAGAAGTCAAGGTCTCTGAAGTGTTTGGGGAAACAACAGTGGTTTACGAGCTTCGCGTCGCACAGCCGGACATGGGCAAGATCATCGGCAAGAACGGCCGCACCGCTCACGCCATTCGAGTGTTGCTCTCGGCGGTCTCCAGAAAAGGCGGCAAACACGCTACCCTGGAAATTCTCGAATGA